In Zingiber officinale cultivar Zhangliang chromosome 1A, Zo_v1.1, whole genome shotgun sequence, the DNA window GAACCAATTAAGACTCGTCTCCTcagggcggtgcgatggttaagacatagaggctatgtttactctagagtgtggatgaggaaaagaaaggaatcaacgatagaaagttatctttggaggaagagaaaagaaagggtgaagaaatcttttcctttgtacacttgtttaccttgatagaggaaggtgaatacttgtgatgtaattttgtaaataaaaaaggatgcatgcgtcatttttttggtaCATAATGTAATTTTGTGAGTTGAAAAgactacatgcgtcatttttttggtaCATAATGTAATTTTGTGAGTTGAAAAgactacatgcgtcattttttttttgtatatgatgtaattttgtgaatgcaaaaggggtacatgcgtcatttttttttccatccgttgctttccgtccgattttgaggtgatcgattttggctccaaaattatccgctgatggattgcgttacttttccttcgaaaaattttaatgaagtaaacgacggaaacttttccaccgtgaaaacttttccttaattttgctttccactctcccaagtaaacagaGCCAGAGAGTTACCACTTACCACATGAGATCTTAGGATTGATACTCAGCGTGACCGAGCATGATCTCCTCCATGTCTTGGTCAtttacactaatggctagtagtcacccgtgatttacctcctccgtattgacctaGAAACGGATTGACGGGGACGCTAGGAGCGAGTGAAACGGATTGACGGAGACGGGGACGAACAAATTGTCTTTTGTTACCACATGAACCAATTAAGACTCTAAACTTTATTCtccactttttcttttatttttaaatattttttaaaaaaatgtttatgGACATATTCGTCTAAACCTGTTACGAAACCGTCCGATCAAAACTCCTTCAATCCCTGCTGTAGATCAATACGGCCTCGATTAATATGCAAACTGAGCGGCCCAGATTAATACCAATCCGTGCGTCAACAAATGATAGAATTCACAAAACcatatatcaattaaatttacaGTCGACAGCCACTGGCAAATGCAGTAGCTTGTGTTGCGGATAAAGTATCTTGACTTGCAAGTCGCATCCAAAGTCAAGACTAGATGCTTTGCTTTCATCTCCTTTCTTTTCTCACGCTTTGTTTGTAAACTTCTCCTCTTTGTTTCTCAAAGAAGAAGGAAGCATCAAACAGCTAGCAATCATGATTGAGTTCGCGCTGGCAGCTTTGGGATGGCTCGCGCAGAGCATCATTGGTGCCTTGGTCGGGAAGGCCGCCGATCGCGCTGTTCAACAGTTCGGTGAGCAGCATGGAGTTGAAGAAGACCTCGAGAAGCTGAAGGATTCTCTCGCCAGCGCCATGTTGAAAATCAATGACATCGAGAACTTGTGGCTAAAAGATGATGAGAGCCGTCAGCAGAGAGTGAAGGAGTTGCTGATACGCCTCAAGGATGCTGCTTACGATGCTGATGACTTATTGGATGAATTCCAATACAGAATTCTGAAGCAGCAGATCGAGCAACGAGGAGATGAGGCTGGTAACCGAGCATCGTCTTCCTCCTACTCCACTCCCCCTCCGAGCAAAAAGATAAAAACTTCATTATCTAGTTACACCAGTGGCCTTTTCGGAAAAGGGgatgatgatgataataataatGATGTGCAGAGAATGAGGGAAATAAAGGGGAGGCTAGATGACAACTCAGTTGCTCTTGAGAAAATTTACAGTTCTCCGGGGGCAGAAGATGATAGAGGAAAGAAACAATTGGTGTCCTCGTCGAGTCGGCAAACGAGCTCCCTTTCGACCGAACGTCAATTGTTTGGGAGACGCAATGACCTGCAAGAACTCAAGGCTAAGTTGTTGGAATCAGAAGTTGCATCTGAATTTGGCCAAAGTGGATGCTCTGTTTTGTCTATTGTGGGTATTGGAGGGATTGGGAAGACCGCTCTGGCTCAGGAAGTCTTCAATGACAGTGAGGTGAAAGAATACTTTAAGCTCAGAATTTGGGTCTGTGTTTCTGAAAATTTCTGTACAGATAGGTTGACCAGAGAGATTTTAGAGTATGTAACCATGGTGAAGTGTGATCTCACTAATTTCGCTGTTCTTCAAGAGGTTCTCAAGGAGAAGATCACGCCAGAGAGGTTTCTTCTTGTATTAGACGATGTGTGGAACGAGGACAGGCACAAATGGGAGAGCTTCTGTGCACCATTGAGGTCTGGAAAGCCTGGTAGCAAGATATTGGTAACAACTCGCTCTAGGAAGATTGCTAACATGGTTGGTGATGTGGATCCCATTTGTCTAGAAGGTCTGGATGAGGAAAGCTTCTGGGAATTTTTCAAGAAATGTGCATTTGGTTCTTCAAATAGCGGAGCTCATCATCCTCATTTGGAAGCCTTGGCGAAGAAGATGACTTGCAAGTTAAAGGGATTGCCGCTTGCAGCAAAGACTCTAGGAGGGTTGTTGAGCATGAAGTTGGATGAGCAATACTGGAAAAGCATTTTAGATAGTGAAATGTGGCAGCTACCTCAGCAAGAAAATGATATTATGCCGGTGCTACAACTGAGCTATCAGTACCTTCCACCTCATCTCAAGCAATGCTTTGTATTTTGCTCCTTGTTTCCTAAAGATTATAGATTTTCAGAATCAGAGTTGATCGTGATTTGGATAGCAGAGGGAATCATAGTGCCTAAAGGAAGTATCAGAATGGAGGAGTTAGGAAGCTACTACTTTCATGAGTTAGTTAACAGGTCATTCTTTCAAAAGTCACAAGATATAGAGTTTATAATGCATGACCTCATACATGATCTTGCAAAACTCATATCTAAGGACGAGTTTTATAGGACTGAAAAAGACATACTCTCTGAAATTCCTAGCACAATTCGTCATCTTTCAATGCACGGAATGGAAGAAGGTATGCAGATAAGACGTTTAACAGAATTCTCTCATTACAATAAATTACGAACACTAAGGTTGTCAGGACCATACATTTGCAAGAGTTTTATTCTTGATTGTGGTgttttgcaaaaaataaaaaagattcgTGTTCTTGTCTTGAATAATTGTGCTTTGGAAGAGTTGCCCGATAGTATTGGCAAGTTGATATATCTCCGCTCTCTCAACTTATCATACAATTACATGATTCGAAAGTTGCCTGAGTCATTATGCGACTTGTACAATCTGCAGTCACTGATATTAAATCATTGTGGTTTGGAAGAGTTGCCTAACAATATTGGCAATTTGATACAGCTCCGCTATCTTGACTTATCCTGCAATAGCAACATTAGAAGATTGCCCAAGTCATTATATGACTTGTATAATCTGCAGACATTGATATTCTCCCGCACGGCATGATGCAATTGATCATCTTGAAAAAAATTGATAGAGCAAATGAGTATTCCTGAGATAATAGAGGTCGGGAAATTTACTTTTCTTTAGAATTTGTCTGCTGGAGGCTGAAAGGCAATCAAAGAGCTGGCACTAAGGGGGCTGTTGGGGTTGCTGCTGAGAAGGAGATGAAAGCCAGTGGAGGAATCAAGAACGTTGCAACTCAAGTCGTGGGGAGGGAGATATGAAACAGGAATTGTCATATTGCAAGGCATCTTTTCATCCAGATTTTATTTCCACTTCCAGAACTGTCTACGATAATATACGATGGACTGGTAGTGTTGTGTTCTTCAGCCATCGTCGTATGTATCTTCAGCTACAATCAATATGTCTGGTCTGCCATAGTTTAATCAGTCAAGCAAATCAAAATGTAGCAACTTGATATATTTTATCTCAGTTTCAGTTTTATCATACCACACAATTTCCCTGTTtgatttatttcaaagattgaagtGTTAACGGAGTTCCTAGTGGCGTATAAAAAGactaaaaaatttaaagattttatcaagaagtctaaaaaaatatttatttttcttataaaattgtATAGCTATTTTATTAGAGGAAAAAAAGTAGGAATAAAAGAGTTTTAGAAACAAAACAAGACCGTAATACATTCTGCCCATCATACGTGCCATGAAATATACTGCTCCGCACCACATATCTACGTGACGATGGTGAACTATAAATGCATGGCTCGATGGTGGATTCGCAAGCTAAAGCGATGTCCCGCCTCCATTTGCGGATCAGTTTACTACACTTGTTACAACCACAAAATTGCACCATATGTAGAGCTGCAATTCTGCACGGAAATGTCCGGATAGCTTAAGGAACTTATATTTAATTAAGAGCCAAACTCATGCCGAGTAATAATCAATTGCGACGACCAAACACCCAAGGCAGCACCCGTATCATCATAAGGGGGCAAATATTCCTCAAATTGTGACAGCAAATTTACTATCGTTAATGATGTTCCACCATACGACAAATAAAATCAATTGTCTCAGATCGTCATGGAGGAATACCAAAAGCAAGGGGGGAAAGCATTCTGCAGAACCTACAAAGTAGAAACTCATACGATTTCATGATATTCCTTTTGGGTACAGAGCGTTGTTCATCTTTTGCATCTCATTGGGTGGAAATGCAGATCTTTAATTAATGATCTTCTATCTTTTTTAAGTCTTTCATATTGGTTGTATCCACCCTACAGACGACCAAAACAAAAGAACCAGATCAGTCTTTGTGATGCAAACAATTTTCTAAAGTATAGAACTTTACTGAAGAATAAAATGGGAGCCTAGACATAGAGAGCAGATCTCCTGGTCCACTTTTGGTCCACAAAAAGTGGACCAGGGAATGAACCACTCACAATTGCGGTCGAATCGTAGTCGCAATCCGGCCGCAATTGATTGTGATTCCTTCCTGGGTTCACCATCCCCCTCAGGGTATAGTTTGGATTCGGGCGGACGGCCGGAAGCCGCCGAAGGTAGACAAGTGGTCAGACTACCGGGTGCCAAGCGGTGGGCGGCCTCCGGCCGCTCGCCTGAACCCAAACTATACCTTGAGGGAGACGATGAACCCAGGAAGGGATCGCAATCAATTGCGGCCGGATCGCGACTACGATCCGGCCGTAATTGCGAGTGGTCCATCCCCTGGTCCACTTTTTTGTGGACCAGGAGATCTGGTCTCGCCTAGACATGTATGATCCAATACAGAAATAACAGTGGAGATTTGGTAGTATCAGAAATTTCAACGAAGATGATATAGTGCTATATCAAGTAGAATTTAAGCATGTTCAAAAATGCTGCACAGTATGCCAGCTATAATTAACACTGAAGCTTGTAAGTTGAACTTTTGCTGGGAGTCTCAATGAACAGGCCATCAAATACGACCTAGAGCCTCTACCATGTAGGCATAAAATCTTCAGCAATGATTTGGTCACAAAGTATGCTTaattatatcatggttacaataACTACTAAACTAAGAATCTGGATAGTGCTCCTAATCTAAAAAGGATTCTATTTTTTATACAGTTATGGTTGATAATTGatacaggaaaaaaaaaaagggtctGCCCATAGCAAGCAGAATAATGTAACTAGTAAGACAGAAAAGTGATTTTGGATGAGACAAATAAGGTTTAACAGAACAAACAAAAGAAGACAATGTGAGTTTCTATCGGTCAGAAGATCAACAATTTAATTATTCTATTAATTTCCACAATGTCAATGATTGAACCAGAAGTTGAGTAATCTAGGAATGAAATTTATGCAAATATGACATGGATACTCACGTTGTTCCATAGAGTAAAATCTTCTGAACTTTTGTGATATCACCACCACCATGGTTGTCCTCGATAAAAATAGTTAAGCTGGTGAAATATTGTATAAATCAGTCCATAGAGGCATTTACTTGCATACTTTGAAGAATGTAGTAGTAAAATAAAATTCTAGATACTTGTACAAAGCATTTACCTGCGAACATTTTGAAACTTGACGTACTTCAATGTGACTGGCTTCCCCTGAAATTTCAACATATATGAAGCATAACTATTAAACATACATGCAGTGAAAGCAATGTAGCTGCAAATTCTACAGATTAACACAAAAAAATAGATAGCATAGAAAAAATCACAAGAAGAAAGCATAGGTACTTCACCATTAGATTGTCAGGTGATAAACTGAGGGAGTCACTTGGTGGATAATCATTAACATTACTGCAAAATTATCAAGTGTTAAACAAAGAGTGTAGCAATATagggaaaattctaaaaaactgTTTTCTTTGGGAAATTTGTAGTCTTGATAACAAGGATATCTAGAATCTATACAGTATACCTGAAGCCCATATGCTCTTTGTTTGCAAAGAGTTTTACTGTCCTAGGACCTGATAATTAAGAGAAGTGTTTTGCCATATCAACAGAAAGttcaaaaggaaaaaagaaatcaaCTCGGGAAGTACTGCATTTATAACATGTGAACCCATAGTCAACATCTCTTGCATTGACATTGTGATACATGGATCCCACAGATGAAACATGCGGTGGCATACATTGCACAATTGTGTTTTGGAAAAAAGAAATGGACTGCATTATTATCTATTAAGGTTTGAGAATTATAAAGATGCCTTGTCATTTACTAAGTAATTTAAAAAAGATATCTATATCAGCACAATGGGATATAAACAGTGACAATTATAAAAAGAAGCATGATGACtcctataaaaaaatataactaaaCAAGAATAGTTCATGCAACAGAACAATGAGTATGTGAAGATAATTTTTACAGTACAGGTCATGCAAAATGCTTACTCTCACTTTTACAGGGTGTAACTTGTAAGCATATATTATATTGGCCTATTTTTCTATAGGCTTGCTAAGGAGTCCAAAACAATACAGAATCTTCAATAAGAAGTACTAAACAACTGAAGCAATGTGAAAGCCTCAGATTTGATGCAAGGATTACCATCTCAATCTCAACAATAAGCTTTGCAATGAAAAAAGGAACTTAGTTCCA includes these proteins:
- the LOC122014794 gene encoding putative disease resistance protein RGA1; the encoded protein is MIEFALAALGWLAQSIIGALVGKAADRAVQQFGEQHGVEEDLEKLKDSLASAMLKINDIENLWLKDDESRQQRVKELLIRLKDAAYDADDLLDEFQYRILKQQIEQRGDEAGNRASSSSYSTPPPSKKIKTSLSSYTSGLFGKGDDDDNNNDVQRMREIKGRLDDNSVALEKIYSSPGAEDDRGKKQLVSSSSRQTSSLSTERQLFGRRNDLQELKAKLLESEVASEFGQSGCSVLSIVGIGGIGKTALAQEVFNDSEVKEYFKLRIWVCVSENFCTDRLTREILEYVTMVKCDLTNFAVLQEVLKEKITPERFLLVLDDVWNEDRHKWESFCAPLRSGKPGSKILVTTRSRKIANMVGDVDPICLEGLDEESFWEFFKKCAFGSSNSGAHHPHLEALAKKMTCKLKGLPLAAKTLGGLLSMKLDEQYWKSILDSEMWQLPQQENDIMPVLQLSYQYLPPHLKQCFVFCSLFPKDYRFSESELIVIWIAEGIIVPKGSIRMEELGSYYFHELVNRSFFQKSQDIEFIMHDLIHDLAKLISKDEFYRTEKDILSEIPSTIRHLSMHGMEEGMQIRRLTEFSHYNKLRTLRLSGPYICKSFILDCGVLQKIKKIRVLVLNNCALEELPDSIGKLIYLRSLNLSYNYMIRKLPESLCDLYNLQSLILNHCGLEELPNNIGNLIQLRYLDLSCNSNIRRLPKSLYDLYNLQTLIFSRTA
- the LOC122014803 gene encoding PITH domain-containing protein At3g04780-like; the encoded protein is MSSSAIPRGQVDLVDFVDWSGVECLNQTGNHPIANTLKQGYRDDDGLHLESDADEQLLIYIPFTQVVKLHSAVITGPEEEGPRTVKLFANKEHMGFSNVNDYPPSDSLSLSPDNLMGKPVTLKYVKFQNVRSLTIFIEDNHGGGDITKVQKILLYGTTVDTTNMKDLKKIEDH